One segment of Lytechinus pictus isolate F3 Inbred chromosome 13, Lp3.0, whole genome shotgun sequence DNA contains the following:
- the LOC129274568 gene encoding 5-hydroxytryptamine receptor-like: MVTDLMDTVTNKVTNSGTEQTFTDWSANVTYLPTRAIRTVTGEVTSNDDNHQDSVGWVFDPPAMSAFIFFQVIAAILGVVGNTCVLLATSRWKAKMKSPTDALVRALAVADLLTSILIVPHPYASSVPDTILGEFYCKVVTSHIFMWTSVVASILTMTAISIERYLAISHPFFHRRAVTRKRIRGLIVTIWILAFLLNINPLFVEYVDRVSHHCVFRYHRRDLAGKMFYGVIVFVIEFITPSTIMVITHVFASRTLNRELLRFDKQTSQSGTQTFGLSAKLVVAKKRNMNSLLIIFMTFLVCWAPDQIFVLLFNLGIIDHSHLESQAYSYTVLLAFVNSCANPIIYTIRYPKFRTAIASMLACCSGKHGMGKDNIPVTYNY; this comes from the coding sequence atggtAACCGATCTGATGGATACCGTCACAAACAAAGTCACCAACAGCGGCACGGAACAAACTTTCACCGACTGGTCTGCTAACGTTACATATTTGCCGACAAGGGCCATCAGGACTGTGACTGGAGAGGTAACAAGCAACGATGATAATCACCAAGACAGTGTCGGGTGGGTATTTGACCCTCCTGCAATGTCAGCTTTCATCTTCTTCCAGGTGATCGCTGCCATCCTAGGTGTCGTAGGAAACACCTGTGTCTTATTAGCGACGAGCAGATGGAAAGCGAAGATGAAGTCACCAACGGATGCCTTGGTGCGTGCTCTGGCAGTTGCCGACCTCTTGACATCCATTCTGATTGTACCTCACCCTTACGCCAGCTCCGTACCTGACACGATTCTTGGCGAATTCTACTGCAAGGTTGTCACATCTCACATCTTCATGTGGACATCTGTCGTCGCCTCGATACTCACGATGACTGCAATTTCGATCGAAAGATACTTGGCGATATCACACCCTTTCTTTCACAGACGAGCGGTGACGAGGAAACGCATAAGAGGTTTGATAGTGACCATATGGATCCTGGCTTTTCTCCTCAATATTAACCCACTTTTTGTGGAGTATGTCGATAGAGTGTCGCATCATTGCGTCTTTAGATACCACCGTCGGGACTTGGCGGGAAAGATGTTTTATGGCGTGATCGTCTTCGTGATCGAATTCATAACACCGTCTACCATTATGGTGATCACGCACGTCTTTGCGTCGCGCACACTCAACCGCGAACTTCTGCGTTTCGATAAACAGACCAGCCAATCAGGAACGCAGACTTTTGGGCTGTCTGCAAAGTTGGTcgtagcaaaaaaaagaaacatgaatTCACTTTTGATAATCTTTATGACATTTCTTGTTTGCTGGGCTCCTGATCAGATATTCGTCTTGCTTTTCAATTTAGGAATAATTGACCATTCGCATCTCGAAAGCCAGGCATATTCGTACACCGTGCTTCTAGCTTTCGTTAATTCTTGTGCTAATCCTATAATTTATACCATACGATATCCGAAGTTTAGAACTGCTATTGCTTCAATGTTGGCATGCTGCAGTGGTAAGCATGGCATGGGAAAGGACAACATTCCTGTGACTTATAACTACTAG